A window from Pseudoliparis swirei isolate HS2019 ecotype Mariana Trench chromosome 17, NWPU_hadal_v1, whole genome shotgun sequence encodes these proteins:
- the etaa1b gene encoding uncharacterized protein etaa1b, giving the protein MSQPRTRAAAAAPDFTELWSAISSRNDQMHERTSGQRHAAGASAASTMCTDLRSPQHGGCSRYAGWNNGDSPGDVEPSQDIFWDPTSPTSGAAGPRNTRFVEISDIVNRIAPKEVKRKASPLLQWIGVSAVPCTQGVPKMRLGKRSSRQSSVDDLLKLARQFDENMQQDRETSERLDAGGDAFRDRADAPEPPGARVPKCPPSSDPVEAELRALFDGSTQRVSGRLSQGSSARSQEAKRQPAPTSAGGSAPAAGRGSSNDWDDFEDDWDADDLLDDSFELPTADGRDRPLGTAPVGTPPARPPPKPSALREACPEPKTSNRSTFRSEPNPHLRSAEVPGGSESAPADLRPDAAKTASVPIPGDADADGSWDDDGVDDALLCQVCDRVERTSDSQPPRVSPAAPRWVNAAAADRQSPRTFGRSNSLPEGAGESGNYKGWDVPLKGGDRRPAMWRSLSGSRRGLGSFNDPKPQTTFKRNESDPAAGSSKVFVSSQTVKCSAAEIGRKKQEAQARRRLRMQKP; this is encoded by the exons ATCTGAGGAGTCCTCAGCACGGGGGCTGCAGCCGCTACGCCGGCTGGAACAACGGGGACTCGCCGGGCGACGTGGAGCCGTCTCAAGACATCTTCTGGGACCCCACGTCGCCGACGTCAGGCGCCGCAG gaCCAAGGAATACCAGATTTGTGGAAATATCAGATATCGTGAACCGTATCGCTCCAAAG GAAGTGAAGAGGAAGGCGTCCCCCCTGCTGCAGTGGATCGGGGTCAGTGCCGTCCCGTGTACGCAGGGCGTCCCGAAGATGAGACTCGGGAAGAGGTCGTCCCG gcagAGCAGCGTGGACGACCTCCTCAAGCTCGCCCGGCAGTTTGACGAGAACATGCAGCAGGACCGCGAGACCTCGGAGCGGCTGGACGCCGGCGGCGACGCCTTCAGGGACCGCGCGGACGCTCCCGAACCGCCGGGCGCACGGGTCCCCAAGTGCCCCCCCTCGTCCGATccggtggaggcggagctgcgTGCTCTGTTCGACGGCTCCACCCAGAGGGTCAGCGGGCGGCTCAGCCAGGGCTCGTCGGCGCGTTCGCAGGAAGCGAAACGCCAACCGGCGCCCACGTCGGCCGGCGGCTCCGCCCCCGCCGCAGGAAGAGGATCCTCGAACGACTGGGACGACTTCGAGGACGACTGGGACGCCGACGACCTCCTCGACGACTCCTTCGAGCTCCCGACGGCCGACGGCCGCGACCGGCCGCTCGGCACCGCCCCCGTCGGCACGCCGCCCGCGCGCCCGCCCCCGAAGCCGAGCGCCCTCCGGGAGGCGTGTCCCGAGCCCAAGACGTCCAACCGCAGCACTTTCAGGTCGGAGCCCAACCCTCACCTCCGGAGCGCGGAGGTTCCCGGGGGAAGCGAGTCGGCGCCGGCCGACCTGAGACCCGACGCCGCGAAGACGGCGTCCGTGCCGATTCCCGGCGACGCCGACGCGGACGGCTCGTGGGACGACGACGGCGTCGACGACGCGCTGCTCTGCCAGGTGTGCGACCGCGTGGAGCGGACCTCCGACAGCCAGCCGCCGCGGGTCAGCCCGGCCGCGCCCCGGTGGgtcaacgccgccgccgccgatagACAGTCGCCGCGGACATTCGGCCGCTCCAACTCGCTGCCGGAGGGCGCCGGCGAGTCAGGGAACTACAAAGGCTGGGACGTCCCGCTGAAAGGAGGCGACCGGCGGCCGGCGATGTGGCGCAGCCTCTCGGGGAGCCGGCGGGGCCTGGGCTCCTTCAACGACCCGAAGCCTCAGACGACCTTCAAGAGGAACGAGTCCGACCCGGCAGCCGGCAGCAGCAAAG tGTTCGTCTCCAGCCAGACGGTCAAATGCTCCGCCGCCGAGATCGGGAGGAAGAAGCAGGAGGCGCAGGCCAGGAGGAGACTGAGGATGCAGAAACCGTAA